In Thermoplasmata archaeon, the following proteins share a genomic window:
- the dcd gene encoding dCTP deaminase, with the protein MILSDVKIREEIRRGKIVIRPFRRECLGTNSYDVHLGPWLAVYKGGALDSRRSNAIEEFRIPKDGFVLVPGQLYLGVTEEYTETHGYVPFLEGKSSVGRLGIDIHSTAGKGDEGFCNYWTLEMSVKLPVRVYAGMPVGQLIYFEISGPIQRSYSAKSSAKYRRVSSHPTPSRMHLNFPRAQRGR; encoded by the coding sequence ATGATACTTTCCGACGTCAAGATCCGCGAGGAGATCCGCCGCGGGAAGATCGTCATCCGGCCGTTCCGCCGGGAGTGCCTGGGCACGAACTCCTACGACGTCCACCTCGGTCCATGGCTCGCGGTGTACAAGGGCGGCGCCCTTGACTCTCGCCGTTCGAACGCGATCGAGGAGTTCCGCATCCCCAAGGACGGCTTCGTCCTCGTGCCCGGACAGTTGTACCTCGGGGTGACGGAGGAGTACACGGAAACCCACGGCTACGTGCCCTTCCTCGAGGGCAAGTCGAGCGTGGGGCGGCTCGGGATCGACATCCACTCTACCGCCGGGAAAGGCGACGAGGGGTTCTGCAACTACTGGACGCTCGAGATGTCGGTCAAGCTGCCCGTCCGGGTCTACGCCGGCATGCCCGTCGGTCAACTGATCTACTTCGAGATCTCCGGGCCGATCCAGCGCAGCTACTCGGCGAAGAGCTCGGCGAAGTATCGTCGAGTCTCATCGCACCCGACCCCGTCCCGGATGCATCTCAACTTCCCGCGCGCCCAGCGAGGACGGTAG
- a CDS encoding SMC-Scp complex subunit ScpB: protein MPAKVDELALQVEAILFASGKPLSVHEISEALGIDDSRSVQVALKTLQQTYENRQTALELRRVGDRYALQLVERFVTTVQSVTPVEMAPRTLKTLTLIAYHQPILQSMLVRMVGDSAYEEVQRLRGMSLVHTEVKGSTLELTTTRRFAEYFGIASTKPEEIRKFLEDKLGVKPGAAAPNPEEPSTTPPSAPGAPPAPAPELLAAGTTDALSVAPTSEAPN from the coding sequence ATGCCGGCCAAGGTGGACGAGCTCGCGCTCCAGGTCGAAGCGATCCTGTTCGCGAGCGGGAAGCCGCTGAGCGTTCACGAGATCTCCGAAGCCCTCGGGATCGACGATTCTCGCTCCGTGCAGGTCGCGCTCAAGACGCTCCAGCAGACGTACGAGAACCGACAGACGGCACTCGAGCTGCGCCGGGTCGGGGATCGCTACGCGCTGCAACTGGTCGAGCGGTTCGTGACCACGGTCCAGTCCGTCACGCCCGTGGAGATGGCTCCGCGCACGCTCAAGACCCTCACGCTGATCGCCTACCACCAGCCGATCCTGCAGAGCATGCTGGTGCGGATGGTCGGGGACTCCGCCTACGAGGAGGTCCAGCGTCTGCGCGGGATGAGCCTCGTCCATACCGAGGTCAAGGGTTCCACGCTCGAACTCACCACGACACGCCGCTTCGCCGAGTACTTCGGGATCGCCTCGACCAAGCCCGAGGAGATCCGCAAGTTCTTGGAGGACAAGCTCGGCGTGAAGCCGGGGGCCGCTGCGCCGAACCCGGAAGAGCCGTCCACGACCCCACCGAGCGCCCCGGGGGCCCCGCCCGCGCCGGCCCCGGAGCTGCTGGCGGCGGGAACCACGGACGCACTGTCCGTCGCGCCGACCTCGGAAGCTCCGAACTGA
- a CDS encoding HIT domain-containing protein, which translates to MPPGTPSAEPCIFCDIVAHRAPAYLVYEDAEAIAFLDIFPFTRGHLLVVPRHHVPRLTDLAPEEHAPYIGALATVCRRAERLSPDYNVTLNQGAAAGQIVFHLHFHVIPRYGEANPFNPSARKRLSEEEARALVAELSPP; encoded by the coding sequence ATGCCTCCTGGAACGCCGAGTGCCGAGCCATGCATCTTTTGCGACATCGTGGCGCACCGGGCACCGGCCTACCTCGTCTACGAGGACGCGGAGGCCATCGCGTTCCTCGACATCTTCCCCTTCACGCGCGGCCATCTCCTCGTGGTCCCGAGGCATCATGTGCCCCGTCTGACCGATCTAGCCCCGGAGGAGCATGCGCCCTACATCGGAGCCCTGGCCACGGTCTGTCGGCGGGCCGAACGACTTTCCCCGGATTACAATGTGACCCTGAACCAAGGCGCTGCGGCCGGCCAGATCGTCTTCCACCTTCACTTCCACGTCATCCCGCGCTACGGGGAGGCGAACCCATTCAACCCCTCCGCCCGGAAGCGCCTTTCGGAGGAGGAAGCGCGGGCCCTCGTGGCCGAGCTCTCTCCACCGTGA
- the amrB gene encoding AmmeMemoRadiSam system protein B, with protein MPARSRPPVVAGTFYPRDARELREQLDACFLDPRGPGRLPGPASRSARSVRAAVVPHAGYIFSGPIAARAYAEIADDPAPSTVLVLGVDHHGGGGAALSDVAWSTPLGDVEVDHRLVERLAHPPVRIHEHAHDREHSIEVQLPFLQRILPQARFVALQVEFGRFEHLREIGHVVREAVRGRDIVLLASTDFSHYVPAEDAERMDRHAIAPILARDPRRLYDVVVGEEISMCGIAPTTVMLCALEEEPLGAELLRWGHSGEAAPMDEVVGYASMVLRIP; from the coding sequence ATGCCCGCGCGGAGCCGACCCCCCGTCGTGGCGGGGACCTTCTATCCGCGGGACGCCCGAGAGCTCCGAGAGCAGCTCGATGCCTGCTTCCTCGATCCCCGGGGCCCCGGGCGTCTCCCCGGACCGGCTTCCCGATCCGCTCGGAGCGTCCGCGCGGCGGTCGTCCCCCACGCGGGGTACATCTTCTCCGGACCGATCGCGGCCCGGGCGTACGCCGAGATCGCCGACGATCCTGCGCCCTCCACGGTGCTCGTGCTGGGGGTGGACCATCACGGAGGGGGAGGGGCCGCGCTCTCCGACGTCGCCTGGAGCACGCCCCTCGGAGACGTGGAGGTCGATCATCGGCTCGTCGAGCGGCTCGCCCACCCTCCCGTTCGGATCCATGAGCACGCGCACGATCGCGAGCACTCGATCGAGGTCCAGCTCCCGTTCCTCCAGAGGATCCTTCCGCAGGCACGCTTCGTCGCCCTCCAGGTCGAGTTCGGCCGGTTCGAGCACCTGCGAGAGATCGGCCATGTCGTCCGGGAGGCCGTCCGCGGCCGGGACATCGTTCTGCTCGCTTCGACCGACTTCTCGCACTACGTGCCGGCCGAGGACGCCGAGCGAATGGACCGGCACGCGATCGCGCCGATCCTGGCCCGGGACCCCCGACGCCTGTACGATGTGGTCGTGGGAGAGGAGATCTCGATGTGCGGGATCGCGCCGACCACGGTGATGCTCTGCGCCCTCGAGGAGGAACCGCTCGGAGCCGAGCTGCTCCGCTGGGGCCATTCGGGCGAGGCCGCTCCCATGGACGAGGTCGTCGGCTACGCCTCGATGGTCCTGCGGATCCCGTGA